Part of the Cuculus canorus isolate bCucCan1 unplaced genomic scaffold, bCucCan1.pri scaffold_175_arrow_ctg1, whole genome shotgun sequence genome is shown below.
TTaccagtccatcccagtgccttccagtccATCCCATTGCATTCCGgtgcctcccagttcatcccagtgccctcccagtccatcccagtaccctcccagtccttcccagtgcctccccagtccatcccagtgcactgtagtgccctcccagtccttcccagtccttcccagcaCCTTCCAGTTCATCCCATTGcgctccagtgcctcccagtgccctcccagtgccttccagttcatcccagtgccttccagtccatcccagtgccctcccagtccatcccagtgccttccagtccATCCCATTGCATTCCAGTgctctcccagtccatcccagtgccctcccagtccatcccagtgccctcccagtgcttcccagtcctTTCCAGTGTAttccagtgccctcccagtccattcccACACtatcccagtgccctcccagtgccttccagtccATCCCATTGCcttccagtgcttcccagttcatcccagtgccctcacaGTGCcttccagtccatcccagtgccctcccagtccatcccagtgccctcccagtgcttcccagtcctttccagtgcattccagtgccctcccagtccattcccACTCtatcccagtgccctcccagtcccatctcagtccctcccagtacttcccagtgccctcccactcccctcccagtactcccagtgctcccagtgcttaCTGGGAAaccagcccagtgctcccagtacccgccagtcccatcccagtagCCACCCAGCGCTTCCAggtgccctcccagtccatcccagtgccctcccagttcatcccagcatattccagtgccctcccagtgctcccagtaccagCTGGGAAACCCCACCcagcattcccagtgctcccagtgctcccagttcactGGTGCCAGTTCTTTATTGAGCCACAACGGGGACGACTCAGCCGACGCAGGGGCCGTACTGGGATAAACTGGGAGGCCACTGGGCCAAACTGGGAGGGTTCCAGCCCCCCAGTCCCAGCAGCTGGGGGATCCCAGTATGAGGAGGGGGGGATCCCAGTatggagaggggggagaatCCCAGTATGCGGAGGGGATCCCAGTATCCAGGAGGGATCTCAGTATCCAGGCGGGGGATCCCAGTATGGAGGGGGCGGATCCCAGTATGGAGCGGGGGGGGAATCCCAGTATGCGGAGCTGTGCTCAGAAGCTCACCAGTGTGTACACCATACTGGGAAGAgaaaccagtgcctcccagtatggcccagtcccctcccagtgccctcctgcaccagcccagtgcctcccagtgcctcccagtatggcccagtcccttcccagtgccctccagcaccagcccagtgccttccagtcccagcccagtgcctcccagtatggcccagtccCCTCCTGCACCagcccagtgccttccagtgcctcccagtgcctcccagtatggcccagtcccctcccagtcccctcctgCACCAGCCCAATGCCTTCCAGTCCCggcccagtgcctcccagtatggcccagtcccctcccagtgccctcctgcACCagcccagtgccttccagtcccggcccagtgcctcccagtatggcccagtcccttcccagtgccctcctgcACCagcccagtgccttccagttccagcccagtgcccccccagtgcctcccagtcaactccattcctctcccagtgcctcccagtctcaccccagtgcctcccagtccctttcATCCCCACTCCAgtcccctctcttcccctcccagtcccctcccagtgcctcccagtgccccccattcccctcccagtgcctcccagcacctcccaatcccctccatTCCCATTCCAGTTGCActcattcccctcccagtgcttcccagtcccctccattcccacctcagtgcctcccagtgccccccagtcgcctcccagtgcttcccagtgcctcccagtccccaccaTTCCCATCTCCacacctcccagtgccccccagtctcctcccagtcccctccattcccacctcagcgcctcccagtgccccccagtgtcctcccagtgcctcccagtcccctccagtcccctctcagagcctcccagtgctccccagtcccctcccagtgcttcccagtccccccatccctctcccagtgcttcccagcacctcccagtcccctccattCCCATTCCAGTTGCActcattcccctcccagtgcttcccagtgcctcccagtctcctcccagtgcctcccagtcccctccattcccatctcttcccctcccagtgccccccagtcccctcccagtgcctcccagtgccccccagtcccctccattCCCATCTcagcacctcccagtgccccccagtcccctcccagtgcctcccagtcccctccattCCTATCTCAacatctcccagtgccccccagtcccctcccagtgcctcccagtcccctccattCCCATCTcagcacctcccagtgccccccagtctcctcccagtgcctcccagtcccctccattcccacctcagcgcctcccagtgcctcccagtccctttcATCCCTactccagtcccctcccagtgcctcccagtcccctccattGCCATCTcagcacctcccagtgccccccagtctcctcccagtgccccccagtcccctcccagtgccccccagtctcctcccagtgccccccagtcccctcccagtgccccccagtctcctcccagcgccccccagtcccctcccagtgccccccagtcccctcccagtgcctcccagtccctttcctccccactccagtcccctcttttcccctcccagcgcccctcagtcccctcccagtgcttcccagtgcctcccagtcccttccattCCCATCTCAAcaccccccagtgccccccagtctcctcccagtgcctcccagtcccctcccagtgccccccagtcccctcccagtgcctcccagtccctttcAACCCCACTCCAgtcccctcttttcccctcccagcgccccccagtcccctcccagtgcttcccagtgcctcccagtcccctctattcccacctcagcacctcccagtgcctcccagtcccctccattcccccctcagcatctcccagtgcctcccagtctcctcccagtgccccccagtccctttcctccccactccagtcccctctcttcccctccgagcgccccccagtcccctcccagtgcctcccagtcccctccattcccacctcagcgcctcccagtgccccccagtcccctcccagtgcctcccagtcccctccattCCCATCTcagcacctcccagtgcccccccagtgcttcccagtctctcccagtcccctccattcccacctcagcacctcccagtgcccccccagtgcttcccagtctctcccagtcccctccattcccacctcagcgcctcccagtgcctcccagtccctttcATCCCTACTCCAgtcccctcttttcccctcccagcgccccccagtcccctcccagtgccccccagtcccttccaTTCCCATCTCAacacctcccagtgcctcccagtcccctcccagtgccccccagtcccctcccagcgccccccagtcccctcccagtgcctcccagtgcctcccagtcccctctattcccacctcagcacctcccagtgctccccagtcccctcccagcgccccccagtccccccccagtgccccccagtccctttCAACCCCACTCCAgtcccctctcttcccctcccagtggctcccagtgctcccagtggcACCTGTACAGGTAGtagaagaaggagaggaggtaGAAGGCCAGCTTGCACCAGGCCTCCTTCTGGCAGTAGCCCAGGATGTCGGCGTCCATGATGGAGACGGCGTCAAAGAGGCCCTCGGAGCCATCGGCCGGGCGGTGGAAGTACCTGGGGACAgcgggggggggacacggggacagcgGGGGGGACAGCGGGACATTGAGGGGAGACGGGGCAAAGGGGGACccggggggacatggggggagatggggacatggggacatcaggggacaaagggacatggggacatggggggagatgggggacatggaggacatcaggggacaaagggacatggggacatgggggacatgaggggacaaagggacatggggacatggggagagatggggagatgggggacatggaggacatcaggggacacagggacatgggggacatgggggacatggggacatggggggagatgggagagatggggacatgaggggacatggaggacatcaggggacatcaggggacaaagggacatggggacatgggggagatggggacatgggggacacggAGGACAtcaggggacacagggacatggggcacgggggacatggggacatcaggggacaAAGGGACATGGGGGAAgatggggacatgaggggacatagaggacatggggacatcaggggacaaagggacatcaggggacatggaggacatgggggacatggggacatgggagggaggtggggcacagggggacgtggggacatcaggggacatagaggacatggggacatcaggggacaTGGAGGCCATGAGGGCAACACAAGGACATCGAGTGTGACATCGGGGTGGCAGAGGGCCACGTGGGGACACGTGGGGACACGTGGGGACACAGGGCAGCTCACACAGGGACCTCGTCCCCCTCCCCGGTGTCACAGGGACCACATCGGTGTCCTCGTGTCCCCTCATGTCTCCGTGTCCCTCTGAATCcaccccatgtccctgtgtccccctgtgtcccccaatgtccccacgtccccatatccctctgtgtccccatgtccccacatccctatatcccccccccatgtccccatgtcccttgAGGTCCCCGTGGCCCCCAcatccctccatgtcccccaatgtccccatgtccccatatcccccaatgtccccacaTCCACTCCatgtcctcctgtccccccatgtccctctgtgtccccatgtccccacatccccacattctccccacacaccccccatgtccccatatctACTCCATGTCCCCACGGCCCTTGaggtccccatgtcccccacaCCCCTCCacatccccccatgtccccacatccACTccatgtcccccaatgtccccctgtccccatatccccccatgtccccacatccACTCCATGTCCCCAagtccccaatgtccccatgtccccccatgtcccccaatgtccccctgtccccatatccccccatgtccccacatccACTCCATGTCCCCAagtccccaatgtccccatgtcctcccatgtccccccatgtccccatgtccccatatccccccatgtccccacatccACTCCATGTCCCCAagtccccaatgtccccatgtccccccatgcccccccatgtccccatatccccccatgtccccacatccACTCCATGTCCCCAagtccccaatgtccccatgtccccatgtccccaatgtccccatgtccccatgtccccatatccccccatgtccccatgtccccatatccccatattctccccatatcccccccatgtccccacatcTACTCCAcgtccccacatccccacatccctccatgtcccccaatgtccccatatccccccacgTCCCCACATCCACTCCTAGTCCtcatgtcccccaatgtcctcatgtccccacatccctccatgtcccccaatgtccccatacgcccccatgtcccccacatccctccacatcccccaatgtccccacaTCCACTccatgtcccccaatgtccccatacacccccatgtccccacatccctccatgtcccccaatgtcccccgacgtccccacatccccatatCCCTCCCAACGCCCCCACATCCACTCCACGTCCCCCACGACCCCTCcgtgtccccagtgtccctccaGGTCCCCCCCGGTGGCACCTCCAGAGGTGGTAGAGCAGGAGGGGCAGATTCAGCCCCAGCGTCACCCACTCGGCCGCGCACAGGAACATGAGGCAGAACAGCCCATGGATGCAGTACTCGGGGACCACCAACTGGGGGCGCCGCCACAGGGGGCATCAGGACACGCCCCACTCCgtcaggccacgccccctccctcAGACCACGCCCCTTTCCTTTAATCGCACCCCCTTGTCTTTCAAGCCACGCTCCCTCACTCAGCTCAGGCCAATCAGAGCTGCCCAAGACcatcaggccacgccccctcgctgaggccacgccccctcgttgaggccacgcccaccccaCCAAGGCCAAGCAGAGCCAAACGAGACCCTcgggccacgccccctccctgACCCCCACCAATGACAGCTGCCCCGGAccctcaggccacgccccctcttCCCTCAGGCCACCCCAATCAGAGCATTCCAAGATcatcaggccacgccccctggtcttcaggccacgccccctcctcaAGCCACAACAATCAGAGCTGCCCAAGAccctcaggccacgccccctcactAAAGCCACACCCCCACCACCAAGGCCAAGAGGAGCCAAACGAGACCCTCGGGCCACGCCCCCCCaccaggccacgccccctccctgACCCCCACCAATGACAGCTGCCCCGGAccctcaggccacgccccctcttCCCTCACGCCACCCCAATCAGAGCATTCCAAGATcatcaggccacgccccctggTCTTCAGGCCACGCCTCCTCGTGCAGGCCACGCCCCCCACCAATGCCAATCAGAGCTAAACGAGACCCTCAGGTCATGCCCCTCccctcaggccacgccccctcctcaAGCCACAACAATCAGAGCCGCCTGA
Proteins encoded:
- the LOC128850679 gene encoding protein cornichon homolog 2, which produces MFLCAAEWVTLGLNLPLLLYHLWRYFHRPADGSEGLFDAVSIMDADILGYCQKEAWCKLAFYLLSFFYYLYSMVYTLVSF